The following coding sequences are from one Nicotiana tomentosiformis chromosome 3, ASM39032v3, whole genome shotgun sequence window:
- the LOC104097741 gene encoding uncharacterized protein has protein sequence MEDLNIVRLSPLRTGPVKSTLSGRSTPRGSPSFRRLNSGRTPRRDGKSNSFSSQWFRSNRIVLWLLLITLWAYGGFYVQSRWAHGDNKEGIFGGSVGNEISLPEEKVERILVASEDSLAIKAPSNKTKANSRDMDVVLAKQRNSVVVSDKVASSKKKTKKSTRASRRKTRGKKKVVAEVKNDNAEVEEEEIPKRNTTYGLLVGPFGSIEDKILEWSPEKRSGTCDRKSQFARLVWSRKFVLILHELSMTGAPLAMLELATELLSCGATVYVVPLSRRGGLMSELSRRKIKVLEDKSDLSFKTAMKADLIIAGSAVCASWIEQYAARTVLGSSQIAWWIMENRREYFDRAKLAFNRVKKLVFLSESQSKRWLAWCEEEHIKLKTQPALVPLSVSDELAFVAGIPCSLSTPLFSPEKMLEKRQLLRNFVRKEIGLTDDDMLVMSLSSINPGKGQFLLLESTRLLIEGGSAVKSQAYQKRALLHNWKQFGELENESSTLENNLKRKVMQLPQLFIKGVNYEAGIDEDSRTRKLFSVTEGKQGEKLKVLIGSVGSKSNKVPYVKALLNFLSQHSNLSNTVLWTSATTRVAALYAAADAYVMNSQGLGETFGRVTIEAMAFGLPVLGTDAGGTKEIVEHNVTGLLHPLGRPGAQVLTQNLQHLLNNPSERRRMGSNGRKKVEDMYLKKHMYKKFGEVLYDCMRIK, from the exons atggAGGATCTGAATATAGTAAGACTGTCGCCTTTGAGGACTGGTCCCGTGAAGTCCACATTGTCAGGAAGGTCAACTCCTCGAGGATCACCTTCCTTCAGGAGATTGAACTCTGGACGTACCCCGCGAAGAGATGGTAAAAGCAATTCCTTCAGTTCTCAGTGGTTTAGAAGTAACCGCATTGTACTTTGGCTGCTTTTGATTACTCTTTGGGCCTATGGAGGATTTTATGTTCAGTCAAGGTGGGCCCATGGAGACAACAAGGAAGGCATCTTCGGAGGATCTGTAGGAAATGAAATTTCTCTACCAGAGGAAAAAGTTGAACGAATTCTAGTTGCAAGTGAGGATTCTTTAGCAATCAAGGCTCCAAGTAATAAAACAAAGGCCAATTCAAGGGACATGGATGTCGTCTTGGCCAAACAGAGAAACAGTGTGGTGGTATCGGACAAGGTTGCATCTTCTAAGAAGAAGACCAAGAAATCTACACGTGCTTCTCGTAGGAAGACTCGTGGTAAGAAGAAGGTGGTAGCGGAAGTCAAAAATGATAATGCTGAAGTCGAAGAAGAGGAAATACCAAAACGAAATACTACCTACGGCCTGCTTGTTGGTCCATTTGGGTCAATAGAGGACAAGATTTTGGAGTGGAGTCCTGAGAAGCGGTCAGGAACCTGCGATAGGAAAAGTCAGTTTGCACGTCTTGTTTGGTCTAGGAAGTTTGTGCTTATACTCCATGAACTCTCGATGACTGGAGCTCCACTTGCCATGTTGGAATTGGCGACTGAGCTTTTGAGCTGTGGGGCCACAGTTTATGTAGTACCTCTCAGCAGAAGGGGTGGTCTGATGTCAGAACTGTCTAGAAGAAAGATCAAAGTGCTAGAAGACAAATCGGACCTCAGTTTCAAAACGGCCATGAAAGCAGATCTTATTATTGCAGGCTCTGCAGTGTGTGCATCATGGATAG AACAATATGCAGCACGTACTGTGCTAGGTTCAAGTCAAATTGCTTGGTGGATCATGGAAAACCGGCGGGAATACTTTGATAGGGCAAAACTAGCTTTCAACCGAGTGAAAAAGCTTGTCTTTCTTTCTGAATCACAGTCTAAACGTTGGCTAGCTTGGTGTGAGGAAGAACATATAAAGCTGAAAACCCAGCCTGCGCTGGTTCCACTTTCCGTTAGTGATGAACTGGCTTTTGTAGCAGGCATCCCGTGCTCACTAAGCACTCCGCTATTCAGTCCTGAGAAGATGCTGGAAAAGAGGCAGCTACTGAGAAATTTTGTTAGGAAAGAGATCGGGTTGACAGACGATGACATGCTCGTCATGTCCTTGAGTAGTATAAACCCTGGAAAGGGTCAGTTTCTGCTTCTTGAATCAACACGTTTGCTGATTGAGGGAGGATCTGCTGTTAAAAGTCAAGCTTATCAGAAAAGGGCATTGCTTCATAACTGGAAACAATTTGGTGAATTGGAAAACGAATCTTCTACCTTGGAAAATAACCTGAAAAGGAAAGTGATGCAGCTACCACAGCTTTTCATTAAGGGAGTTAACTATGAAGCTGGAATTGATGAAGATAGCAGAACTCGGAAGCTTTTCTCGGTGACTGAAGGAAAGCAGGGAGAGAAGCTTAAGGTTCTTATTGGCTCAGTTGGATCCAAGAGCAATAAGGTGCCTTATGTTAAAGCGCTTCTCAACTTTCTATCTCAGCATTCTAACTTGTCAAACACGGTACTATGGACTTCAGCAACCACTCGTGTCGCTGCACTTTATGCTGCTGCAGATGCTTATGTAATGAATTCTCAG GGACTTGGAGAAACATTTGGGAGAGTAACAATTGAAGCAATGGCATTTGGTCTTCCT GTACTGGGAACAGATGCTGGGGGCACGAAGGAGATCGTTGAACATAACGTAACAGGTCTTCTCCATCCTTTGGGACGTCCAGGCGCTCAAGTTCTGACCCAGAATCTTCAGCATTTGCTGAATAACCCATCAGAAAGGCGGCGAATGGGAAGTAATGGAAGAAAGAAGGTAGAAGATATGTACCTAAAGAAGCATATGTACAAGAAATTCGGAGAAGTATTATACGACTGCATGAGAATAAAATAG
- the LOC138908610 gene encoding uncharacterized protein, translating to MANVDEVGEKIDHTHPLYVHPSDTPGSILIPVKLTGSENYGLWRRSMRIALQAKRKLGFVTDTCRNDQFRTELHEDWETCNAIVLSWIMNTVLPDLTSGIVYASSAHLVWKDLMERFDKVNCVRIFQLHREIATILQGTDSVTTYFTKLKKLWAEYDALVPSPGCDCPNSRDYIEHLQQCFNFSVV from the coding sequence ATGGCGAATGTTGATGAAGTTGGAGAGAAAATTGATCATACACATCCTTTGTATGTTCATCCTTCTGATACACCTGGTTCGATCCTAATTCCAGTGAAATTAACAGGATCTGAGAATTATGGGCTTTGGCGAAGGTCAATGCGAATTGCACTACAAGCTAAGCGAAAATTAGGTTTCGTGACTGATACATGTAGAAATGATCAATTTAGGACTGAATTGCATGAGGATTGGGAAACCTGTAACGCAATTGTCCTGTCTTGGATCATGAACACTGTATTGCCGGACCTCACTAGTGGAATTGTGTACGCATCTAGTGCTCATTTGGTTTGGAAGGATCTAATGGAACGTTTTGATAAGGTGAATTGTGTTCGCATCTTCCAATTACATAGGGAGATTGCCACAATTTTGCAGGGGACTGACTCAGTAACGACCTATTTCACCAAACTGAAGAAACTTTGGGCAGAGTATGATGCTCTTGTTCCTTCTCCTGGTTGTGACTGTCCTAATTCGAGGGACTATATTGAGCATTTGCAGCAATGCTTCAATTTCTCAGTGGTTTAA
- the LOC104097740 gene encoding F-box/kelch-repeat protein At1g80440-like, translating into MDLIPCLPYDIGLECLIRVPYHNFSSVTSVCKNWKQLIELPQFWKLRRATGFTRQVILMAQARIDDPKIKLGSSKYSVFPVYRLTLFEPDSGYWAELPPLPGNSDGLPMFCQLVGVGLSLVVIGGWNPITWEPSNAVFVYNFVTATWRRGAEMPGCRRSFFGCASDSERTVYVAGGHDKEKNALKSAMAYDVAIDEWVPMPDMASERDECKCTFYQGKFHVIGGYETSMQGRFGTTAESFNTSTRQWDQINEHFFDSATCPRTCVEGGDGKVYLCPDGDVLALQDFTWQAAAAIPAELRNVVFVTSWRGKILMTGSMGFNEPHNTYILDLQNYKWTKMDTPVNFSGHVQSGCCLEM; encoded by the coding sequence ATGGATCTAATTCCCTGTCTTCCTTACGACATAGGACTAGAATGTCTTATCCGAGTCCCCTACCACAATTTCTCGTCTGTTACATCCGTCTGCAAAAACTGGAAGCAACTAATTGAACTTCCACAGTTTTGGAAGCTAAGAAGAGCTACTGGCTTCACCCGCCAAGTAATCTTAATGGCCCAAGCCCGAATTGATGACCCGAAAATAAAACTCGGGTCATCCAAATACTCAGTTTTTCCAGTTTACAGGCTAACGCTTTTTGAGCCGGATTCGGGTTATTGGGCCGAATTACCACCGCTTCCTGGCAACTCCGATGGGCTGCCGATGTTTTGCCAGCTCGTCGGAGTTGGGTTGAGCTTAGTGGTAATCGGCGGCTGGAACCCTATTACTTGGGAGCCTTCTAACGCCGTTTTTGTTTATAACTTTGTGACTGCCACGTGGCGCCGGGGAGCTGAAATGCCGGGTTGCCGGAGATCCTTTTTTGGCTGTGCGTCGGATTCTGAACGGACGGTGTACGTTGCAGGTGGGCATGACAAGGAGAAGAACGCGCTTAAATCGGCCATGGCGTATGACGTGGCAATTGATGAGTGGGTCCCGATGCCTGACATGGCAAGCGAACGCGACGAATGTAAGTGCACTTTTTATCAAGGCAAATTCCACGTCATTGGCGGATATGAAACGAGCATGCAAGGCCGGTTCGGGACAACTGCCGAGTCATTTAATACTTCCACGCGGCAGTGGGACCAAATCAATGAACATTTCTTTGATTCTGCCACGTGTCCGAGAACTTGTGTTGAGGGTGGTGACGGAAAAGTGTACTTGTGCCCGGACGGCGATGTGCTGGCACTCCAAGATTTCACGTGGCAAGCTGCGGCGGCGATTCCGGCGGAACTCCGGAACGTAGTCTTTGTGACATCGTGGCGGGGTAAAATTCTGATGACTGGTTCTATGGGATTTAATGAGCCCCACAACACTTATATTCTGGATTTACAGAATTACAAGTGGACAAAAATGGATACTCCGGTAAACTTCTCCGGCCATGTTCAATCTGGCTGTTGCCTCGAGATGTAA
- the LOC104097742 gene encoding F-box/kelch-repeat protein At1g80440-like, producing MDLLPGLPNDIALECLIRLPLDQFFKAASVCSNWKNEIKHPAFRQRRKSSGFTRPVFALAQAMVTTIRKPHGVTTLSSTQFYRLSLYDPEKGNWYDLPPIPELVEGLPMFCRVVGVGSDLIVIGGCDPVNWRVMDSVFIYNFISGSWRRGADMPGDQRLFFGCGSDFERFVLVAGGHDDGKNALKSVLLYDVAKDEWVTLPEMAMERDECKCVFHRGKFHVIGGYPTHAQGQFQRSAEVFDLATQQWCLEEDFLGADTCPQTCLEGDDGRLYMCQDGDVMVKCDATWRHVAELPAEISNVSYLTAWQGKLLTVGNARFDELHRGYELHLSNISTSSKEKTWTKVDIPDEYCGHIQSVCCLEI from the coding sequence ATGGATCTTCTACCGGGTCTTCCCAATGATATTGCTCTTGAATGTCTCATTCGTCTTCCTCTCGACCAATTCTTTAAAGCTGCTTCTGTATGCAGCAATTGGAAAAACGAGATTAAGCACCCTGCCTTTCGTCAACGACGAAAATCTTCGGGCTTTACCCGACCCGTTTTTGCTTTGGCCCAAGCCATGGTTACTACCATCAGAAAACCTCATGGTGTTACGACTCTCTCGTCTACCCAATTCTATCGCCTCTCTCTTTACGATCCAGAAAAAGGAAATTGGTACGATTTGCCGCCCATACCCGAGTTAGTCGAGGGGTTACCCATGTTTTGCCGGGTTGTCGGAGTTGGGTCGGATTTAATTGTGATCGGCGGGTGTGACCCGGTTAATTGGCGGGTTATGGACTCTGTGTTTATCTACAATTTCATATCAGGTTCGTGGCGTCGTGGGGCCGACATGCCCGGGGATCAAAGGTTGTTCTTCGGATGCGGTTCGGATTTTGAGAGATTTGTGTTAGTCGCCGGTGGACATGACGACGGGAAAAATGCATTAAAATCGGTTTTGTTATATGACGTGGCAAAAGACGAGTGGGTTACGCTGCCGGAAATGGCGATGGAGCGAGACGAGTGTAAGTGCGTATTTCACCGAGGGAAATTCCACGTCATTGGCGGCTATCCTACGCATGCACAAGGTCAGTTCCAGCGTAGCGCTGAGGTGTTCGATCTCGCCACGCAGCAGTGGTGCCTCGAAGAGGACTTTCTAGGTGCTGACACGTGTCCTCAAACTTGCTTAGAAGGCGATGATGGGAGATTATACAtgtgccaagatggtgacgtgaTGGTAAAATGTGATGCCACGTGGAGACACGTGGCTGAATTGCCTGCTGAGATTTCTAACGTGTCATATTTGACAGCGTGGCAGGGCAAGTTGCTAACCGTGGGCAATGCCAGATTCGATGAACTCCACAGAGGTTATGAACTTCATTTGAGTAATATTAGTACTAGTAGTAAAGAAAAGACATGGACCAAAGTGGACATACCAGATGAATATTGTGGCCATATTCAATCAGTTTGTTGTTTAGAGATATGA